TGGGATAAATCAATGACGTCAAGCATCAGCATGTCATCATCAAAAAGCGCAAGGGCTTTTTCCGGGTTGAATCCTCTGCTTATTGCTTTCACAACTTCTCCTGCTTTCAAAGAACCCAGGGGGTCATCTCCCTCTATAATTTCCACAGTTCCGTTTTCACTATCAATATCAAGCTCGGAGGATGATTTCTCCTCAATAAGTTTTTTTGTTTCACCTTTTGGGCCAATAATGGCTCCGATTCTGTCTTTTGGAACTTTCAGGTGTGCCATGTGATTCACCTTTGTAAAAATTATTTTTGATCCTTTAATTCGTTTTTAGCTTTCAGCATTTTGTACAATTCTTCATCTGATGTTTCAATTCCGTACTTCTTGAAGTAACGGGTCAGATTTTTCAGATCCCTCTTAAGGAATACTTCGGCTCCGGGATGTTCAAGAGTGACTGCCTGCCCCATGTCGATGATGTAAGGTTCGAGGTTTGAAGGGTTAATGAGGATATTATATTCGCTAAGGTCCCCATGTACCAGATTTGCTTCATTGTAGAGTAAATCCAGATATTTGACAATTGTATCGAATATTTCCTTTGCATCTTCTTTTTCGATTCGAATGTCCTTTAAGGGCGGGAAGGCTTTCTCGTCTTCACCGATGAACTGCATTACAAGTATATTTCGATGAGTTGTTATTGGTTTTGGAACGCGAATCCCGACTTCTTCTGCACGGAGCAAGTTGCGGAATTCTTTCCGTGTCCATGCGAATACAACATCTTTCTTTTTATGACGAATGCTTTTGAAGCGTGGATCTCCGAGTATATAGTCTTCCATTGCCCGGAAAGTGCTTGTGGATATCCTGTAGATCTTGATGGCAAGATCAAAGTCTTTCCCTTCTGCAAGAAATACATTTGCTTCCTTGCCGGTGCTGATGGAGCCACCTAATGCTTCGATCACACCATCGTTTGAAAGATGGTATAGCCCTTTGAGGGTTGCGTCATCAAACACCGCTTCTTTTACTTTAAGTGCATTGGAATCCTTTTGGCGAATTCGCATCTTATCGATGTCGCTTTCAATTTTTCGGAGATTTTTAGGAATGGATTTTCTCATGTCTGATCTTTAAGATATCCGTTGCTTTGAAACCATTCAACCTGTTGACGGGTATATTTCCATATTACGTC
The DNA window shown above is from Methanohalophilus levihalophilus and carries:
- a CDS encoding serine protein kinase RIO; its protein translation is MRKSIPKNLRKIESDIDKMRIRQKDSNALKVKEAVFDDATLKGLYHLSNDGVIEALGGSISTGKEANVFLAEGKDFDLAIKIYRISTSTFRAMEDYILGDPRFKSIRHKKKDVVFAWTRKEFRNLLRAEEVGIRVPKPITTHRNILVMQFIGEDEKAFPPLKDIRIEKEDAKEIFDTIVKYLDLLYNEANLVHGDLSEYNILINPSNLEPYIIDMGQAVTLEHPGAEVFLKRDLKNLTRYFKKYGIETSDEELYKMLKAKNELKDQK